A single genomic interval of Asinibacterium sp. OR53 harbors:
- a CDS encoding DUF6498-containing protein yields the protein MKKIFENPSFWLLLAGNLYIFIRYIERQGTIDAVIFLYLVQSMLLGLFNALSIVFCKPSPNSNHSLLFRIKQALFFLFHFSFFNFMLYVFLANDAISRQGGDWKMFQVAFWLLVASMIADNSRLIIHSFNKGIDIGKLFFLPYLRVVPIGVIIFCITYLPSDFGLVFLVLKIITDIGSYMICERLQKL from the coding sequence ATGAAAAAAATATTCGAAAATCCGTCATTTTGGCTACTCCTGGCTGGTAATTTATACATCTTTATTCGGTATATAGAGCGCCAGGGTACTATTGATGCCGTTATTTTCCTTTACCTGGTACAGAGTATGCTGCTGGGGTTATTCAATGCATTATCTATTGTCTTTTGCAAACCCTCCCCAAACAGTAATCATTCGCTTCTATTCAGGATAAAACAGGCTTTGTTTTTTCTTTTTCATTTTAGTTTTTTCAATTTTATGCTCTATGTTTTCCTGGCGAATGACGCAATAAGCAGGCAGGGAGGTGATTGGAAAATGTTCCAGGTAGCTTTTTGGCTACTGGTAGCTTCAATGATAGCCGATAATTCAAGGCTGATCATTCATTCATTTAATAAAGGAATAGACATAGGAAAATTGTTTTTTCTTCCATACCTGCGGGTCGTTCCAATAGGTGTCATAATTTTTTGTATTACCTACCTGCCTTCCGATTTCGGGCTGGTATTTCTGGTACTGAAAATAATTACTGATATAGGCAGCTATATGATTTGTGAACGCCTGCAAAAGCTATAA
- a CDS encoding PDZ domain-containing protein — translation MKKTIFTFSFLLFHLAMMAQMHGFGFSYHYKNGQESPQDDPFSAYYVVNSIYPGSPAYQAGIMAGDKITAISGIAISNKSLDEVKEMMKPETIEIKTSRNSQEYAHVLTKAFVDIDTLLFSGLNRLLLQADSSFGDFKGAATEKAFIYESKIQLTPTHQTTLRKHMLLKQHDVVSYCYSGDSPQEAMSVFARYEQQLNFYFGLQAYSQEYQAADTSFFHQISFSKKTFKGYRACRTYLSAYRTEDRSHYEVALVVEGGIKPSCVFVNPDTTQTSTEFRNKIQYLFNSFYTNKVHENLAGAPLYDGATSYYSKYCFKEAKCMVFTMDDLQFSHKVPKYYFTAEYRWLSQQKADSIFNELYRDIQNSLSSQFVYYEKVGEFDHIFDKRSIVFAPDLGHITPYKEHFITLSLQVSKDNNYTVRIEIE, via the coding sequence ATGAAAAAAACAATATTCACTTTTTCTTTCCTGTTATTTCACTTAGCAATGATGGCGCAAATGCATGGCTTTGGCTTTTCTTATCATTATAAGAACGGCCAGGAAAGCCCACAAGACGACCCTTTTTCTGCTTATTATGTGGTGAACAGTATCTATCCGGGATCTCCGGCATACCAGGCAGGAATAATGGCGGGTGATAAAATAACCGCCATCAGCGGTATTGCCATTAGCAACAAATCCCTGGATGAAGTGAAAGAAATGATGAAGCCGGAAACCATCGAAATCAAAACTTCCAGAAATAGCCAGGAGTATGCTCATGTACTTACCAAAGCGTTTGTGGATATAGATACCTTGCTATTTTCTGGTCTTAACAGGTTGCTGTTACAGGCCGATAGCAGCTTCGGAGATTTCAAGGGCGCTGCCACTGAAAAAGCATTTATTTATGAGTCGAAAATTCAATTGACGCCAACGCATCAAACCACATTACGAAAACATATGCTGTTAAAGCAACATGATGTGGTTTCCTATTGCTATTCAGGCGATTCTCCACAAGAAGCGATGAGCGTATTCGCCAGGTATGAACAACAACTCAATTTTTATTTTGGTCTCCAGGCTTACTCACAAGAATATCAGGCTGCTGATACTTCTTTTTTTCATCAAATTAGTTTCAGCAAAAAAACATTCAAAGGTTACCGGGCATGCCGAACGTATTTATCTGCTTATAGAACCGAAGATAGAAGTCATTATGAAGTCGCATTAGTTGTTGAAGGAGGAATTAAACCTTCCTGTGTATTTGTGAACCCCGATACAACACAAACTTCAACGGAATTCAGGAATAAGATTCAATACCTGTTTAATAGTTTTTATACCAATAAAGTACATGAGAACCTGGCTGGGGCCCCTTTGTACGATGGCGCTACTTCGTATTATTCGAAATATTGTTTTAAAGAAGCAAAATGTATGGTGTTTACAATGGATGATCTACAATTTAGTCATAAAGTGCCGAAATATTATTTCACAGCGGAATACAGGTGGCTAAGCCAGCAGAAAGCCGATTCTATATTCAATGAACTTTACAGAGACATTCAGAATTCATTAAGTAGCCAATTTGTTTATTATGAGAAGGTGGGCGAGTTTGACCACATATTTGACAAAAGAAGCATAGTATTCGCTCCAGATCTTGGGCACATAACGCCGTATAAAGAGCATTTTATTACACTTTCTTTACAGGTTTCCAAAGACAACAATTATACCGTTAGAATTGAAATAGAATGA
- a CDS encoding response regulator transcription factor has product MEKTKLIIADDHNLFLEGLLSMLTSERDMEVMAIANDGKELLELLHKNKPDVVLLDINMPGMNGIEAARILKRQYPSIKLVMLSTYNEEHLVEKAKTFGAHGYLLKNANKEELMQAIRQVNQGQLCFPTKKVVEPTRFSEIDPFLQQFNLTRREMELLQLIKQDLTNQQIADQLHLSIYTVETHRKNIMQKLKLKKPVELTRFIIQHNL; this is encoded by the coding sequence ATGGAAAAGACTAAACTCATTATAGCCGATGACCATAATTTATTTTTAGAAGGCCTGTTGTCGATGCTTACCTCGGAAAGAGATATGGAAGTAATGGCCATAGCAAACGACGGGAAAGAGTTGCTTGAACTGCTGCATAAAAATAAGCCCGACGTGGTATTACTTGATATCAATATGCCAGGAATGAACGGTATTGAAGCTGCCAGGATATTGAAACGGCAGTATCCATCTATTAAGCTCGTTATGCTATCTACCTATAATGAAGAACACCTGGTAGAAAAAGCGAAAACCTTCGGAGCTCATGGGTATCTGTTGAAAAATGCCAACAAAGAAGAACTAATGCAGGCCATTCGGCAGGTAAATCAGGGACAGCTTTGCTTTCCAACAAAGAAGGTTGTTGAACCAACCCGATTCTCGGAAATAGACCCTTTCCTGCAACAATTTAATCTCACCAGGAGAGAAATGGAGCTATTACAATTGATTAAGCAAGATTTAACCAACCAGCAAATTGCCGACCAGCTTCATTTGAGTATTTACACGGTAGAAACACACCGGAAAAATATTATGCAGAAGCTAAAGCTGAAAAAACCGGTGGAATTAACCAGGTTTATTATCCAACATAACCTGTAA
- a CDS encoding 7TM diverse intracellular signaling domain-containing protein translates to MNQRALYITILLFCLTAAIHYTVAARPFSDTLYLTGKHQYDLKGYLEYYCDTALLPIDSVIKINNAGKFERLKKDVLNSGFSNKYYWHSLHLKNPTSSTMEIMWLFQNATVNEMKVYKVSNNRITSLGVTGDHFAFNQRPYYFYLFVYPLSLQPGEDARFYAFINKKGENLKQRFQLMDAKTLQQLQSNAYFVMGILTGILLLVFLFNVFLFYSLRDAIHGWYALYVLATLWQMLAFEGMDFQFLYPAVPSINDIAKFISCGLNLLLMLQVMQKFFDQKKENSRFLKGTIVFKAAIIFLIISCIPVYKLFHSMILKETYTLFFSVTAVLSFVLIVFSAIERVRQGFKPGYFYLFALTPLFLATIEFILNLFGVITTFDTTMGYMLSRIQLGVVFETLVISFGILYRYNLFKKEKEKLSLELEGQKIATAGHIISAQEMERKRIAEDLHDELGGDIAAIKINLQKATVDTERLNKVIKLLDKASGDIRSISHNLMPPDFSATPLDILLDSYYRQLNNEHGIVFQFHVNGESGKFTKEDELMIYRIIMELTNNVVKHSCATEATVQMIYCDTYLEVIVEDNGKGIPAEPNKKGIGLKNIQSRINYLDGKIIFDSNEYGTTIIIQLPYKINNGKD, encoded by the coding sequence ATGAATCAACGCGCGCTATATATTACGATATTGCTGTTTTGTTTAACAGCTGCGATTCATTATACTGTTGCTGCCCGCCCCTTTTCTGATACTTTGTACCTGACAGGCAAGCATCAATACGATCTTAAAGGATACCTGGAATATTATTGTGATACGGCTTTACTACCGATAGATTCAGTTATTAAGATCAATAATGCCGGGAAATTTGAACGGTTGAAGAAAGATGTGCTGAACAGCGGATTTTCCAATAAATATTATTGGCACAGTCTGCACCTGAAAAACCCAACATCATCGACAATGGAGATAATGTGGCTTTTCCAGAATGCAACAGTGAACGAAATGAAAGTGTATAAGGTATCTAATAATAGAATTACCTCGCTAGGAGTTACCGGTGATCATTTTGCATTCAATCAACGACCTTATTATTTCTATCTCTTTGTTTATCCATTGTCCCTACAACCTGGCGAAGATGCCCGGTTCTATGCATTCATAAATAAAAAAGGGGAAAACCTCAAACAGCGCTTCCAGTTGATGGATGCAAAAACATTGCAACAGCTGCAAAGCAACGCCTATTTTGTCATGGGCATTTTAACAGGCATCCTATTGCTGGTATTTTTATTTAATGTTTTTCTGTTTTATTCCCTCAGAGATGCCATTCACGGATGGTATGCACTTTACGTGCTGGCAACTTTATGGCAGATGCTTGCATTTGAAGGAATGGATTTTCAATTTCTCTACCCAGCGGTTCCTTCCATTAATGATATTGCTAAATTTATCAGCTGCGGACTTAACCTGCTTTTAATGCTGCAGGTAATGCAGAAATTTTTTGACCAAAAGAAAGAGAACTCCCGCTTTTTAAAAGGTACTATTGTTTTCAAGGCCGCGATTATTTTTTTAATTATCTCCTGTATACCTGTATATAAATTATTCCATTCGATGATCCTGAAGGAGACCTATACGTTATTTTTCAGTGTAACAGCAGTCCTTTCATTTGTACTCATTGTTTTCTCTGCGATAGAAAGAGTGAGGCAAGGATTTAAACCGGGTTATTTTTACCTGTTTGCCCTTACTCCATTATTCCTGGCCACAATTGAATTTATACTCAATCTATTCGGGGTCATTACAACCTTTGACACTACAATGGGTTATATGCTTAGCCGGATACAATTGGGAGTTGTATTTGAAACACTGGTGATCTCCTTTGGTATTTTATATAGGTACAACCTGTTCAAGAAAGAAAAGGAAAAACTTTCTTTGGAGTTGGAGGGGCAAAAGATCGCCACGGCAGGACATATCATTTCTGCCCAGGAGATGGAAAGAAAGCGTATCGCAGAAGATCTGCATGACGAGTTGGGAGGAGATATCGCTGCCATCAAAATAAACCTTCAAAAAGCAACGGTTGATACGGAAAGATTGAATAAGGTGATAAAGCTGTTGGATAAAGCCTCTGGTGATATACGCAGTATTTCGCATAACCTGATGCCTCCCGATTTCAGCGCCACACCGCTGGATATCTTGTTGGATAGTTATTACAGGCAACTGAACAACGAACATGGAATTGTTTTTCAGTTCCATGTGAATGGTGAATCTGGTAAATTCACCAAGGAAGATGAATTGATGATATACCGCATCATCATGGAACTGACGAACAATGTAGTGAAACATTCTTGTGCTACAGAGGCTACGGTTCAGATGATCTATTGTGATACATACCTGGAAGTGATAGTGGAGGATAATGGTAAAGGAATACCCGCTGAACCCAATAAAAAAGGGATAGGTCTGAAGAATATACAATCCAGGATCAATTACCTGGATGGAAAAATTATATTTGACAGCAACGAGTACGGAACTACCATTATTATTCAATTACCTTATAAGATCAATAATGGAAAAGACTAA
- a CDS encoding alpha-L-fucosidase → MKRRTLIKGMAATLPSMWLSGAFGSNFLKEQHLGEPIAKGPFNPSWESLQHYKTPEWFRDAKFGIWAHWGPQCQPEAGDWYARNMYEEGSRQYKFHLKKYGHPSKFGFKDVINEWKAEKWDPEELVSLYKSAGAQYFMALANHHDNFDLYNSKYQKDWNATKIGPKKDLIGGWAKAARNNGLPFGVSIHASHAWRWYEMAQRADKTGQYSGIPYDGKLTQADGKGKWWSGLDPQELYAQNHPLSQNSLDNNFDTRQWDWGNGVYPPSKAYIDKFYNRTVDLINKYNPDVVYFDDDKLPFWPVNDAGLRIAAHLYNKSIEEHGVLRAVLNGKMLNEDQRKAMVWDIERGQANDIQPLPWQTDTCIGGWHYDRGLYERNGYKTAKSVIQTLVDIVSKNGNLMLNIPVRGDGTIDEKERKLVEEIGNWMKANSESIYATRPWKIFGEGPAQEAAAQLNAQGFNEGKGKPFTYEDIRFATKGDVLYATALGWPQDGKLIIKSLAKNSRHFPKEIQKVEWVPAGQPLLFQRTETELVVSLPENNADTYACVLKIL, encoded by the coding sequence ATGAAACGCAGAACATTAATCAAGGGAATGGCCGCCACTTTACCATCTATGTGGTTGTCCGGTGCATTTGGAAGTAATTTTCTTAAAGAACAACATTTAGGAGAGCCTATCGCAAAAGGTCCATTCAACCCTAGCTGGGAATCGTTGCAGCATTATAAAACACCAGAATGGTTTCGTGATGCAAAATTTGGCATATGGGCACACTGGGGGCCGCAATGCCAGCCTGAAGCCGGTGATTGGTATGCAAGAAATATGTACGAGGAAGGATCACGGCAATATAAATTTCATCTTAAAAAATACGGACATCCTTCGAAATTTGGATTTAAAGATGTGATCAATGAATGGAAAGCGGAGAAATGGGATCCCGAAGAATTGGTGAGCTTGTATAAAAGTGCAGGCGCACAATATTTCATGGCACTTGCCAATCACCACGATAACTTTGATTTATACAACAGTAAATATCAAAAGGATTGGAACGCTACCAAGATTGGCCCTAAGAAAGATTTGATTGGCGGATGGGCAAAGGCAGCAAGAAACAATGGATTGCCATTTGGCGTGAGTATTCATGCATCTCACGCATGGCGCTGGTACGAAATGGCACAACGTGCAGATAAAACCGGACAATATTCGGGCATTCCTTATGATGGAAAACTAACCCAGGCAGATGGTAAAGGAAAATGGTGGAGTGGATTGGATCCCCAGGAGTTATATGCCCAAAATCATCCTTTGAGTCAAAATAGTTTAGATAATAATTTCGACACCCGGCAATGGGATTGGGGCAACGGGGTATATCCACCCAGCAAAGCATACATCGATAAATTTTATAATCGTACTGTAGACCTTATCAACAAATACAATCCTGATGTCGTTTATTTCGACGACGACAAGCTTCCGTTCTGGCCGGTTAATGATGCGGGCTTGCGCATTGCCGCTCATTTGTACAACAAAAGCATTGAAGAGCATGGCGTGCTTCGTGCAGTCCTCAACGGAAAAATGTTAAATGAGGACCAACGCAAAGCCATGGTTTGGGATATTGAAAGAGGACAGGCCAACGATATTCAGCCGCTGCCGTGGCAAACCGATACTTGTATTGGGGGCTGGCATTATGATCGCGGACTGTATGAACGCAATGGTTACAAAACAGCAAAGTCTGTTATTCAAACGCTTGTAGATATTGTTAGCAAAAATGGTAATCTGATGTTGAACATTCCTGTTCGCGGAGATGGCACCATTGATGAAAAAGAAAGAAAATTAGTTGAGGAAATTGGCAACTGGATGAAAGCAAATAGCGAAAGTATTTATGCTACAAGGCCATGGAAGATATTTGGTGAAGGGCCTGCACAAGAAGCAGCGGCTCAACTTAATGCGCAAGGTTTTAATGAAGGGAAAGGTAAGCCGTTTACATATGAAGATATTCGCTTTGCTACCAAAGGCGATGTGCTTTATGCTACTGCATTGGGTTGGCCGCAAGATGGAAAGCTTATTATAAAAAGTCTTGCAAAAAACAGCCGGCATTTTCCAAAAGAAATTCAAAAAGTGGAGTGGGTACCTGCCGGGCAACCATTATTGTTTCAACGAACCGAAACGGAACTTGTGGTTAGTTTGCCCGAGAACAATGCTGATACATATGCCTGTGTTTTGAAAATACTATAA
- a CDS encoding zinc-binding alcohol dehydrogenase family protein, giving the protein MKTLVCTKPGGFEYVTAEQPELNPGQAIIKIKRIGICGTDLHAFEGTQPYFEYPRILGHELSGELIAVDNAAGFETGEAVTFIPYFFCGRCIACRNEKQNACVNIKVCGVHQHGGMVEYLSVPSYSLIHGDGLSYDALALAEPLAIGAHGVRRAEVRKDEFVLVIGAGPIGLGTMEFARIAGGKVIALDINNDRLKFCREQLKVEHTINAMDADVVLQLKVITNGDMPAVVIDATGNLKAINSGFQYMAHGARYVLIGLQKGEINFSHPEFHKREATLMSSRNATRKDFEHVIACMKEKKVDPTTYITHRVFFDQVSHEFERWLNPANGVIKAMVEMY; this is encoded by the coding sequence ATGAAAACTTTAGTGTGCACAAAGCCCGGCGGGTTTGAATATGTTACTGCAGAACAGCCGGAGCTAAACCCCGGGCAAGCCATTATAAAAATCAAAAGAATCGGAATTTGCGGAACTGATTTACATGCCTTCGAAGGAACACAACCTTATTTTGAATACCCACGCATTTTAGGTCATGAGCTTTCTGGTGAATTAATTGCAGTTGATAATGCTGCTGGTTTTGAAACAGGGGAGGCGGTTACTTTTATTCCTTATTTTTTTTGTGGTAGATGCATTGCTTGTCGGAATGAAAAACAAAACGCTTGTGTGAATATAAAAGTGTGTGGTGTGCACCAACATGGAGGAATGGTGGAATATCTTTCAGTTCCTTCTTATTCTTTAATTCACGGTGATGGATTAAGCTATGACGCACTGGCTCTTGCAGAGCCTTTAGCAATTGGCGCTCATGGTGTGAGAAGAGCCGAGGTGAGAAAAGATGAATTTGTTTTAGTGATTGGAGCCGGGCCAATAGGGTTGGGAACAATGGAATTTGCAAGAATTGCAGGAGGAAAAGTAATTGCCCTTGATATCAATAATGATCGCTTAAAGTTTTGTAGAGAACAACTAAAAGTTGAACATACTATTAATGCGATGGATGCTGATGTTGTACTGCAATTGAAGGTTATCACCAATGGAGATATGCCGGCAGTTGTAATTGATGCTACAGGCAATTTGAAAGCGATAAATAGCGGGTTTCAATACATGGCACATGGAGCAAGGTATGTTTTGATTGGATTACAGAAAGGTGAAATCAATTTCAGCCATCCCGAGTTTCACAAACGGGAAGCTACATTAATGAGCAGTAGAAATGCAACGAGAAAGGACTTTGAACATGTAATTGCTTGTATGAAGGAGAAGAAAGTAGACCCCACCACTTACATTACTCACCGGGTTTTCTTTGACCAGGTGAGTCACGAATTCGAAAGATGGCTAAACCCGGCAAATGGCGTAATAAAAGCAATGGTAGAAATGTATTGA
- a CDS encoding AraC family transcriptional regulator, with protein MSKRLLGHTFSLLNVDYVKLNEKWNYGNVISPYFRIYYIDEGEGLVLSNTEKIKLEEGFLYIIPSFTLCHLRCDAYLSQYFLHFFEESPVGLSLFEYNQKVIKMPALETDIANFKRLLEINPGRGINRSDNPKVYEKTIYYKSYQELNNIVSDSTYLETQGIILQLISRFLSSKQFKNKNPAPIPSKILDAISYIQLNLTSNLTVDYLAKRANLHQDYFSRIFLQFTGERPLTYIHVKRIERAQYLITTSNLSYIEIAEETGFENVSYFSKIFKKVTSLTPGQYKQQTC; from the coding sequence ATGAGCAAAAGACTATTGGGGCATACTTTCTCGCTTCTTAATGTTGACTACGTTAAGCTAAACGAGAAATGGAATTACGGAAACGTAATCAGCCCATATTTTCGGATTTATTATATCGATGAAGGTGAAGGTTTGGTATTGAGTAACACTGAAAAGATCAAGCTGGAAGAAGGGTTTCTTTACATAATTCCGAGCTTTACATTGTGTCATTTGCGTTGTGATGCTTATTTAAGCCAATATTTCCTTCATTTCTTCGAAGAGTCCCCGGTGGGGCTTTCGCTTTTCGAATACAACCAGAAAGTCATAAAAATGCCTGCACTGGAAACCGATATTGCAAACTTTAAGCGATTATTGGAAATAAATCCTGGCAGGGGTATTAATCGTTCAGATAATCCAAAAGTTTACGAGAAAACTATCTATTACAAAAGCTACCAGGAGCTTAATAACATTGTTAGTGATTCCACTTATTTAGAAACACAGGGTATAATTCTTCAATTAATCTCCCGGTTTTTAAGTTCAAAACAATTTAAAAACAAAAATCCAGCCCCTATACCCTCAAAGATTTTGGACGCGATCAGCTATATTCAATTAAATCTGACGAGCAATTTGACCGTTGATTATTTAGCGAAAAGAGCAAACCTTCATCAGGATTATTTTTCACGGATTTTTTTGCAGTTTACCGGAGAAAGGCCATTGACATATATACATGTGAAGCGCATTGAGCGGGCTCAATACCTGATTACAACTAGTAACTTATCTTATATCGAAATTGCCGAAGAAACAGGATTTGAAAATGTCTCCTATTTTTCTAAGATCTTTAAAAAGGTTACCAGTCTGACTCCTGGCCAGTACAAACAGCAAACCTGTTAA
- a CDS encoding dihydrofolate reductase family protein has translation MRKLIMKMSMSIDGFVGGPNGENDWIFKSSDETSRDWAVAQTREAGLIIMGRKSFENMAPYWPTAAGPFAAPMNEIPKAVFTQKGFKGIDPVPTTTAEQALAAASWAEARIFDGDLAVRIKQLKSEQGKPICALGGAGFMQSLIATGLIDEYHLVTHPVVLGKGLPIFNGLAQPLDLKLVDVKAFPGGIVARTYHAV, from the coding sequence ATGCGTAAGCTAATCATGAAGATGTCGATGTCGATCGACGGTTTTGTTGGCGGTCCCAATGGAGAAAACGATTGGATATTCAAAAGCTCAGATGAAACGTCGAGGGACTGGGCCGTTGCGCAAACCCGTGAAGCAGGTCTGATCATCATGGGTCGCAAGTCGTTTGAGAATATGGCTCCCTACTGGCCAACCGCCGCCGGTCCTTTTGCCGCGCCGATGAACGAAATTCCCAAAGCAGTCTTCACCCAAAAAGGATTTAAAGGCATCGATCCGGTACCTACAACAACGGCGGAGCAGGCACTTGCCGCGGCTTCCTGGGCGGAAGCACGGATTTTCGATGGTGACCTTGCCGTAAGAATCAAGCAACTCAAATCCGAACAGGGGAAACCGATCTGCGCGCTTGGAGGCGCCGGATTCATGCAGAGCCTGATAGCAACAGGCCTCATAGACGAATACCACCTGGTTACCCATCCTGTAGTTCTGGGCAAGGGATTACCGATCTTCAATGGCCTTGCACAACCGCTTGACTTGAAATTGGTTGATGTAAAGGCTTTCCCGGGCGGGATTGTGGCCCGCACTTATCATGCTGTCTAA
- a CDS encoding nuclear transport factor 2 family protein has translation MAANIKRGLLTAIVAFVFSATYSQSNSLYETIAKLDSTFFTAYNHCDLSKQSELMSDSIEFYHDRGGLSTSKTEIMAAIEKNICGKVTRELVKGSIEVSPIPGYGAVEIGMHMFHNNQEKNAIPHPSRFVIIWRNKNDRWTITRVISLH, from the coding sequence ATGGCAGCCAATATTAAACGGGGTCTTCTTACAGCCATCGTTGCTTTTGTTTTTTCTGCAACCTATTCTCAATCAAATAGTCTGTATGAGACAATCGCAAAACTGGACAGCACTTTCTTCACCGCATACAACCATTGCGACCTTTCAAAACAGTCGGAACTCATGTCCGACAGTATTGAGTTTTATCACGATCGCGGTGGTCTATCAACATCCAAAACGGAAATAATGGCGGCAATAGAGAAAAATATATGTGGTAAAGTCACCAGAGAATTGGTGAAGGGAAGTATTGAAGTTTCCCCTATCCCTGGCTATGGTGCTGTGGAGATAGGAATGCACATGTTCCATAACAACCAGGAAAAAAATGCAATCCCGCATCCAAGCAGGTTTGTCATTATCTGGAGGAATAAAAATGATCGTTGGACCATCACACGGGTCATTAGCCTTCATTAA
- a CDS encoding sugar phosphate isomerase/epimerase gives MKSLARRKFLQTLATGGAALGLANTGWASALNKQTLTAAADNRFKISLNAYSFNGPLTKGTTDLEAVMDFSAKTGFDAIDLTGYYFPGYPEVPTDEYIYRLKQKAHTLGLGISGTGIRNEFAEPNEARREAEILFVKKWIDAAAKLGAPVIRVFSGKTIPANHTWEQTEAWIVDAFQQCAAYGKQKGVIVAVQNHNDFIKTAAQTLDILKKVNSEWFGLVLDTGSFVTEEPYSEMAKAAPYAVNWQIKEKLNYQGRSEDMDLQKLAQIIHASPYRGYLPIETLSPGDPFEIVPPFLKKVKAYIG, from the coding sequence ATGAAATCTCTTGCAAGAAGAAAGTTTCTTCAAACACTTGCTACCGGTGGTGCAGCACTAGGATTGGCCAATACCGGGTGGGCAAGCGCATTGAACAAACAAACCCTTACTGCAGCTGCTGATAATCGTTTTAAGATCAGCCTGAATGCCTATTCTTTCAATGGCCCATTAACAAAAGGCACTACCGACCTCGAAGCGGTGATGGATTTTTCCGCCAAAACAGGTTTTGACGCCATTGATCTTACAGGCTATTATTTTCCTGGCTACCCCGAAGTGCCAACCGATGAATATATCTATCGTTTAAAACAAAAAGCGCATACCCTTGGCCTGGGTATCAGCGGCACCGGCATCCGAAATGAATTTGCCGAACCCAACGAGGCCAGGCGTGAAGCGGAAATACTATTTGTAAAAAAATGGATTGATGCAGCAGCCAAATTGGGAGCGCCTGTTATAAGAGTATTCAGCGGAAAAACCATTCCTGCAAATCATACATGGGAACAAACCGAAGCATGGATCGTAGATGCGTTCCAGCAATGTGCGGCATATGGAAAACAAAAAGGGGTCATCGTAGCGGTGCAGAATCATAACGACTTTATTAAAACTGCAGCACAAACATTGGATATCCTGAAAAAAGTAAACAGTGAATGGTTTGGTCTTGTATTGGATACAGGAAGCTTTGTTACAGAGGAGCCTTACAGCGAAATGGCCAAAGCAGCTCCTTATGCCGTCAACTGGCAAATAAAAGAGAAATTGAATTACCAAGGCCGGTCAGAAGATATGGACCTGCAAAAGCTCGCTCAGATCATTCATGCATCTCCTTACAGGGGCTATCTTCCCATCGAAACATTATCTCCCGGCGATCCGTTCGAGATCGTTCCCCCATTCCTGAAAAAAGTGAAAGCGTATATAGGCTAA